Within Sebaldella sp. S0638, the genomic segment ATCTGCATATTTTATCGCAGGAGCATCATTAACTCCGTCTCCGGTAACTGCCACTACTTTCCCTTTAGCTTTCAAAAGCTTTACTATACGCATTTTCAACGCAGGAGTGCTTCTTGCAATAACTGATATTTTATCAATTATTTTATTTAATTCAGAATCTGGCATTTTCTCTATTTCATGTGCAGATAATACTAAAGAATCATCATTCATTATATTCAGCTGCTTTGCTATGGCCCTTGCCGTTACAAGGTGGTCTCCTGTTAATATTTTCAGTGAAATCCCTGCTTCTCCGCATGTTTCCACAGCCTTAAAAACCTCAGGACGAATAGGATCTGTTATTGTTACAAAACCGTCAAAAACCATGTGTTCTTCCAGTTTGTCATGTTCTTCCTCTGCCTCATAATTTATATTTTCTTCGATTATCTTATGTGCAAAAGCTATTACACGCATTGCCTTATCCTGTGCATTATATATTAATTTATTTATTTCTTCAAACTTTTCATCAGATACATCACACATTTTCAAAATTAATTCCGGACTTCCCTTTACATATGACACTATTTTTGTATCAACATTAGAAACTGTTGTCATGTGTTTTAATTCTGAAGAAAACGGGAAAACATGTATAATATCATGATCAATACGCTCATCTGTATAGGATTTACCTGATTTTTTGCGTAAATCCGAATTTTCATAAGCAGCTAAAATAGAACCTTCTGTTGGGTTCCCCACAAATTTATACTGCCCGTTTTCCATATATAAATTAGAATTGGTATTCAGACAAATATTGTGAATCATATATTCAGAATCAAGTTCTTTCGGATTATCATGCCATCTTCCGTCGTAAAAACCTGTTACTGTCATGCGGTTTTCAGTAAGAGTTCCTGTTTTATCCGAACAAATTACATTTACAGAGCCTATAGTTTCACAGGCGACTATTTTTTTCACAAGGGCATTTTCCTTTGCCATTTTTATTACATTTACCGCAAGTGAAACTGCCACTATTGTAGGGAGACCCTCTGGAACAGCAGCAACAATAAGCACTATACTGTTAATAAAAATTTCTGAAACAGAACTATGAACCGGATTTCCAAATGCATAATACTGTACTATCTGTATCAGAAAAATAACAAGAGCTGCCAAAACCCCGAAAATCGTTACTATTTTGCCGAGTTTATCCAGCTTTTCCTCAAGCGGGGTTTTCATATGCTTTTTTTCACTCAGTTCAAAAGCTATTTTCCCCAGTTCTGTATTATCTCCTACAGCTGTAACAACTGCCGTACATGAACCTTCTGTTATATAACATCCGCAATACAACATATTATAACGCTCAGCAAGAGGTATATCCTCATTATCAAATATTACCAAAGCATCTTTTCTCACAGGCTTACTTTCACCTGTAAGCGAAGATTCATCTGCACTAAGATCCACAGAATCAAGAAGCCGGCAGTCAGCAGGCACTTTATCCCCTGTTTCAAGTAAAATGATATCTCCCGTCACTATTTCCTGCTGCGGTATAAATATAACCTCATTATTCCTTCGTACTTTTACAGCTATATTTTCCTTAATTTTATTCAATGTCTCAAAAGCTTTTTGCGAACGCCCTTCCATCACAAGCGTAATCGCAACAGAAAGCACTATTGCCGCAAGAATACCGGCATATTCTATAAAATCAGGCTTTCCCCCTTTATACATTATATAAAGATTTACAAATAATGTAATAAATGAAGCAAATATAAGGATAAAAATCATAGGCTCTTTCAGCGCTGTAAGTATTCGCACTATGAGACTTTCTTTTTTTCCTTTGCTGAACTGATTCTCTCCATACTCAAGCTTATTTCTTTCTACATCCTCGCTGCTTAACCCGCTGCTTTGATTACTACTTAATTTTTTTAATACATTCTCTCTGTTTCCGGTACAAAATTCCATATTTTCACTCCCAATTTATTTATAAAAATAAAAAGACTCCCAGCTTGAATTATCAAACTAAAAGTCTCATTACCATATGAAATGGCCACATTACCAGATATTTATCATATCAGCATGTTGATATATGTGCGTTGAATTACTCCCTTTTAATTACAGTTTTTCAATTATACATATTTTATCTTCCAAAGTCAAGTGATCCTTAGAGTGTTCAATTAATTGATTCCCAAAGCTTTGACGCATATCATAACTGTATTTTTTATAAACTTGTACTATTTTTTATTTTTTATAACAAATAAAAAAAGCCGCAATCCTTGAAAATATTAATTCAAAGATTTACGACCCGTAATTTATTTAAAAATAAATCCTAATATTCCGTAAGTTCCCAGTGTTATAATCGTTCCGGCTATTGTTACTCCCAGCAGAATCGAGATAAAGGCATCTCTTCTGTTCATTTTCAACATTGCCGCTATTAGGGCTCCTGTCCATGCTCCTGTTCCCGGAAGAGGAATTGCCACAAAAAGCATTAAGCCCCAAAATTCTCCTTTGGTAACACTTTCGCTTCTGTTCATTGCTTTTTGTTCCATTTTATTTACAAATTTTGTTAATATATTATGTTTTTTCATAAATTCAAATACTTTTACCACAAATAGCAGAATAACAGGTACTGGAAGTATATTTCCTATTATTGCACACAAAAGGCTCGCATACCATGGAAGTCCCATAGCAAATCCGGCAGGAATACCTCCACGTAATTCAATGATCGGTATCATTGAGATAAATGTAATCCCTATAATTTTCCCTGCATTTACCCCAAATATTCCTATTATAAATGCTACTATTGACTGTGCTATTTTTTGCATGACTAAACTCCCTTACTATAATTTTAGACTTTCAGGCTATTATAACACATCACAGCATCTTACACCAGCCTATTTTTATTCAAACTTTTTATTTTCCCCAAATATGATAAACCTAAAATTATAATATTTTTTAAAATTTAAATTTATTAATTTCATAATTTTATAAAAACTTTATTTATAAATGCAAATCTTTACTATATTCATATAAACAGCAAAAATATTAATTTCAGTCATCATCCATAGCAAATATAAATGCAATTATCACTATAACAATACGTCCGACCAGCTTTAGAATTTTTATAACTTCCCCTGTTTTTCCTCCTTTTAATTTCATTTATTTATTACATCTGCTCTTTATTTTTTTATTTCACAATTTCAAAAATCTCAAATATACTCATCAATAATATCAAGTACACCGTTGTCATTATTCGACGGTGCAATATATCTCGCCGTTTTCTTCACCATTTCATTCCCGTTTTCCATTGCATAGCTGTAATATACATGAGCCAGCATTTCCAGGTCATTGCCGCTGTCGCCGAATGCCAGAATCTCAGTTTCGGAAATCCCCCATTTTTCCTGAAGAATTTTCAAACCATGTGCCTTATTAATACCGGGAAGAATCAGATCGATATCTCCATGCCCGCTTGCCGTTGGTATAAGAATATGTCCTATTAGACTGTTCAGCTCTTCCTGAACTTCTTTTACTATTTCCACAGGACAGTTCAGTGCGAATTTAAAAATCTGATCATCTACGTTTTTTATATCAGAGGTTCTTAATAACTTGTGGTAATAACGGTTTGCATATCTAAAAAATTCATCGCTTGTTTCCATTTTTACATAAGCGCTCTTTTTTCCGCAGACAACCATATTTACAGCAGGCATCCCCGCTATTTTATCTATTATAGCCTCTGTTTCTTTTCTGGGAATTTCCGCTGCAAAAAGTTCTTTTCCCTCAGATATAATATAAGCCCCGTTTTCCGCCACATAAGTCAATTCATCAGCGAATTCCGGAAAAAACGAATGAAGCTGATAATACTGATTTCCACTTGCCACCACAAATCTGATCCCGCTTTCTTTCATCTTTGTATATTGCTTTTTAAATCTTTCACGGTCATAATTACCTGTATCTGATAAAAATGTTCCGTCCATATCAACTGCGATTAATCTAACTCCCATAGCATCCTCCCGTTATAATAGTTTATAAATTAATTATAATAATAAAAATCATAAAAGTAAATGAAAAGGATACTTTCAGCCGTTCAGATTATTTACAGTCTGCTTGTCTTCAACCAGATAATTATTACTTCTGTCTGCTTCTATCAGTTTATGAAGTATATACTCATAATATCCGTGTACGATAAATTATCCCTTGACACTTAATAAATTCAGTGTTAAAATCCATACAAAAATGAATGGAGATTCTACATGAAAAAAATTATATTAGTTGTCTTAATGCTCATATCAATCAGCTGCACAAATAAAACGCCGCAATCAGAAAAAGACTTTATCTCTTATATGACTATTCTTCAGAAGAAAGGAGAGTATTTACAATTTTCGGGGTTTGAAGGGAATGACGAAAAATTAATTAAGTATGCTCCATATTTTGTAGAGAACGCTAAAAAAGTTGAATTCAAAATATTAAAAACTGAACAGAAAAATAATCAAAGTGTTATAACTGTTTTCATAAAAAGCCCTGATCTGGATTATTACGATAATCAGTACCCAAAATATAACAGAGAAGAAAATTTTGATAATTATGCTCCCCAAAAAGCCGTTTTTATGGGAGATGCCCTAAAACAAAAGGATTTAAAGTTCAAAGAAAATACAATTTTCGTATATATGATTTATAAAGACAATCGCTGGATATTAGATTCCGGTATTAAAAACAATGATTTTTTCTATATGATTAATCATAAAATATTCTGAGTTTTTTAACCCTGTAAAGTTATATTTCATAACTCTAAAACTAAATGAAATAAAGAGATATCCCAGAGTAATTAAGCCCTGACATATCTCTTTTTCTATTTTCCTGCAAATTATTTAATTTTCAAAAAAACTATTTCACTTTATATGTTTCTGTTCTGTTTTCCCAGCCTTTCAGCCATTGTTTTTCATTTCTTTTCGGATCTGAATTCTGAACCCTTCTTTCAAGAACAAACTTCGCACTGGCACTGAATTCATCCATAGCTGCTTTCCCGGTTTCTTTCCCTTTCATATTTTCCAATATTTGTAAAAGTCCCCAGCCCTGTCCGTTATATCTTTCTGTCTCCGATATTCCTTCTCCCTTGAAATTAACATAATCAATAAGGGCATATAGTCCGTTCGGCGAATTTGATACTCTGTAAAACTGATATTTTACATTCTCTTTATTATCAGCCTGCAAAAGCATTTTATCAAGTGAAGCTTCAAGCCTTTTATAAATAAATACTACCTGTGTATCTCTGGTTTCATATAAAAAATCTCTGAGTTCATTTAGTTTTCCTGCGTCCTTATCAGCAAGAAAGGCATTTCTTGTTGCCCATGGTGCATATTTATTATCCTGAAGAATTTTTGGAAGACTTATATTATTTGCTTTGTAAAAATCAACTAATTTTGGAAAGCTTTCGTCAAAAATTTCTTTCTGCCCATTTCTATACCAGATAAAATGCCCTATTCCCAATGACGGAAAATCTTCTCCTGTGTTCCAATATACAAGATTCTCCTTTTTACCGCCCGCTTCATTTTTAAAAATTTTATCTCCTATTTCTTTAAGATCACTGTTTGAGAGTTTCGGCATCTGATAAATACTTTTCACAGAGTCTGTATTGCTTTTCCCGTTCCCTGCCGTTGCAGCAGAAACCGGAATAAAAGCCGCTATTTGCAGAGCCGCAAAGACCCATATTATCTTTTCCCTTATTTTCATATGATTAACTTCCTTTCAATATATTTAATCCTTTATTTTCCATTCAATTTCTCTGATAATTATAACAAAAAAAGCATTTCTTGTATAGTTAACATAAATTTTGGATTTCTAAAAGCTATAAATAATAGACTTTTATGAAATGAAACATAATAATTCCTGCTATTCTGCACATAAAAATGAAGAAGATAAAATTATCTTCTTCATTACCTCTACTCTCTCCTTAAAACACAGCCTTTAAAGTTACTCCTGCCCTGTAACCGTCTTTTTCATCATTTCCTGTATTATATTCCCCGGTTAGGAATATTCCATATCTGTCTACTACTTCTACACCAAGAACTGCTCTGGTTCTGAATGTTCCTTTTTCATCTTCCGGCTTTGAAAGTTTGTGATAACCATCTTCAACAGCTATTAACCGCGCTTTTTCCCGCTCATTCAAGTCTGCCAGTTCGTATTCATATGCAAAATCCAGCGAGCCTTTCAGCTGCCATGCTGTTTTACTTCCCAGCGGCAGTGTAGTTTTTAGCTCCACTCCTGCTCTCGGCTTTGCACTCCATGCATCATTTCCCTCTACCTGAAGTGCTTCAAGACCGCTTTCACTGAATGTAGGTCTTGTTACATACATTGCCTTAAATGCTCCATATGGTGTAACACTGAATTTTTTCCCGATGTTCAGTTCCTTGCCTAAAATATTGTCAGAAGTGATGGAATAAGTTTCATATGTGCCGTTCATCTCTGATCTTTCCACTCCTTTTGACTGATCAGGCCAGTCTATATTTCTGTCTACATTATGAAAACTCACTCTTCCAGTAAGATCATTGCGCAGACTCCATCCCTGAACACTATATTTGTTATGTAATCCAAGCTGAACTGTATCTACCCATTCTTCACTGTTATTATGATCTTCAAATTCAAATCCTGTATGCAGATAACCAAGTGAGTAACCAAAAGTATGCTTGTATGTTCTTTCCACTTCTCTCAATGCAAGAACTCCGGTTGCACTGTATTTATACGGCACCACTCCGTCAGTATCCTCTTCTGTTTTACCTTTTACACCTATGATACTGATTTTCACGTTTTCCTTTGTATTATTACCGGAATTCTGTAATGTGTGCAACGATTCCTCAAGCATTCCTGCCATATCTTCTTCACGCTGATTTATATTAGCATATACATTTCCAGCGAGACTGGCTATAGCATGCCTGAAATGCGGTTCTGTCTGTATCATATCTATTTTATCATAGATTTTCAGAGCATCTCCTGTCTGATTAGCATATCTGTCATTTAATGTCTGTCCGAATTCTTCATACCAGAAACCATTTGTAAAATCCATATAAGGTACTCTTGTCATAACTATATCCATACCCTGACCTGTTGCATCCCAAGTCAGTGACTGACTTATATATTCACCTGTTCCGTCCATTCCTCTGAATATATTCTTAAAAGTATATCTGTCAGCTGATGTTCCCTGTGAGAAATCCGGCGCTATTTCCAATTTTTCAGGAATAGTTGTTCCGCCGAAACCTATTGTATCCGAGAAACTTGTTGTTGCTTCATTTGTTGTAGGGTCTAATTTTACTATTACTTTCATATTTTCATAAGAAAATTTATTCCCCAGCTCTATTATTATTTCTCCTGAATTTATTAATGACGGCATATCAGGAAGTTTATATGCTGCTGTGGTATAGCCTTGTTCTGTATAACCTGTTCCTGTTATGCTTCCTACTCCGCCTATTATATTAGCTTCGTCAAAACTTGCCGCATATTTTATTCCCACTCCCTGATCATCCAGAGGGTCTCCTGTATTTTTGATTATTATTTGACCTTTGTTTTCTACTTTAGTACCTGCTCCTGCGAGATATATACCTGTTACATTTTTTCCCGTAACTTCAATTATACCTGTAGGTGCATTATAGATATATGCTCCGTTTCTACCTGCCATCCCTACTACTTCATCACCTGTAAGCTTTATGAGTCCATGATTTTCAGCTCTTGTGTTATCTGCGAACATTCCTATGATTTTATCCCCGGTTCCGGTTATAGTCCCGTAGTTATATGAAGGTGCTGCCGCATCTCTGGCGTACATTCCCACACCGTCTTTTCCCACAGTTATTGTTCTTCCTGCCTTATTCACCGCACTTGATCCTTCAGCATAAATTCCAACTGAGTATCCGGTCTTTACACCAAAAGAATTCGTTACTAAAAATGAATCTCCCAGTGTTATATCCGCGTCATTTTCTATATAACCCGCTGTAATAAGCCCTTCAAGTTTCATTGTTCCGTCAAGCTGCTGAACTTCTGTTGCATAATGTCCTCTGTTATACAAAGCTATATTTCCTGTACCTGCTGTACCTGTTATATTTCCTGTATTAAAAATACTTCCCGCTTTAATTGTATAAAATGCTGTATTATCAGAACCTGTCATGTTGATCTGCCCGTTATTTGTAATAGTGGAAGCTCCGTTACCATATACGAAAATGTTACTGTCACTTAATGTAATTGCCGACTGGTTATTCAAACTTGACCCTGATTCAGCTATCACGCCGTAACTTCCTGATCCCAGATTAAAATTCACTCCCGGATCTATAGTAATACTGGAACCGTTTATTCCATACAATCCTACTGCTTCGTTATTTCCTATTTGTATAGTAGAACCAGTGTGTATTCTTAATATTCCAGTATCCTTGTATATTCCTGTTCCTTCATCTCCTACTTTCAAAGTTCCCATATGATCCACCTGTGGACCCAAACTGTAAATTCCCAGTGATTTTTTTCCGGCTTCTATTACTCCCAAAGCACTGTTTACTATTGTATCCAGAGCGTTTTTAGTATAAATCCCTATACTTGGATCATCCATTGAAAAAGAGTCATATACTTTTATAGTTCCGTTATTAACTATATTCTGCGGAGTTCCTGTAGCATAAATCCCTAT encodes:
- a CDS encoding calcium-translocating P-type ATPase, PMCA-type; this encodes MEFCTGNRENVLKKLSSNQSSGLSSEDVERNKLEYGENQFSKGKKESLIVRILTALKEPMIFILIFASFITLFVNLYIMYKGGKPDFIEYAGILAAIVLSVAITLVMEGRSQKAFETLNKIKENIAVKVRRNNEVIFIPQQEIVTGDIILLETGDKVPADCRLLDSVDLSADESSLTGESKPVRKDALVIFDNEDIPLAERYNMLYCGCYITEGSCTAVVTAVGDNTELGKIAFELSEKKHMKTPLEEKLDKLGKIVTIFGVLAALVIFLIQIVQYYAFGNPVHSSVSEIFINSIVLIVAAVPEGLPTIVAVSLAVNVIKMAKENALVKKIVACETIGSVNVICSDKTGTLTENRMTVTGFYDGRWHDNPKELDSEYMIHNICLNTNSNLYMENGQYKFVGNPTEGSILAAYENSDLRKKSGKSYTDERIDHDIIHVFPFSSELKHMTTVSNVDTKIVSYVKGSPELILKMCDVSDEKFEEINKLIYNAQDKAMRVIAFAHKIIEENINYEAEEEHDKLEEHMVFDGFVTITDPIRPEVFKAVETCGEAGISLKILTGDHLVTARAIAKQLNIMNDDSLVLSAHEIEKMPDSELNKIIDKISVIARSTPALKMRIVKLLKAKGKVVAVTGDGVNDAPAIKYADVGIAMGISGTEVSKEASDIVLLNDSFAVITKAIQWGRGIYQNFQRFMIFQLTVNLSAVLTVILSILSGLPSPFEALQLLWINIIMDGPPALTLGLEPLREDLMKEKPVERNAHIITKRMWIKIIYGGITITVLFMLQNLFNVLGVYPEEQRTALFTMFVLFQLLNAFNCRELGYESVTKNFKQNKIMLGVFALTFILQILITQYGGRVFETHPLRFVIWIKIFLYCFILILLSEIIKAGVRVKGKKALKTVA
- a CDS encoding small multi-drug export protein, translated to MQKIAQSIVAFIIGIFGVNAGKIIGITFISMIPIIELRGGIPAGFAMGLPWYASLLCAIIGNILPVPVILLFVVKVFEFMKKHNILTKFVNKMEQKAMNRSESVTKGEFWGLMLFVAIPLPGTGAWTGALIAAMLKMNRRDAFISILLGVTIAGTIITLGTYGILGFIFK
- a CDS encoding Cof-type HAD-IIB family hydrolase, which codes for MGVRLIAVDMDGTFLSDTGNYDRERFKKQYTKMKESGIRFVVASGNQYYQLHSFFPEFADELTYVAENGAYIISEGKELFAAEIPRKETEAIIDKIAGMPAVNMVVCGKKSAYVKMETSDEFFRYANRYYHKLLRTSDIKNVDDQIFKFALNCPVEIVKEVQEELNSLIGHILIPTASGHGDIDLILPGINKAHGLKILQEKWGISETEILAFGDSGNDLEMLAHVYYSYAMENGNEMVKKTARYIAPSNNDNGVLDIIDEYI